Proteins found in one Triticum urartu cultivar G1812 chromosome 4, Tu2.1, whole genome shotgun sequence genomic segment:
- the LOC125554092 gene encoding cyclin-D5-3-like translates to MGDASTSAAAPATPTSTLICLEDGNDLFLDDDDSPAGGLADSRLAAADGLLLLDRDDEYAALMLSKEGAGAGGGGGACGEELDEWTKAARAACVDWIVKTNARFLFSGKTAYVAVTYLDRFLAQRRVDRGKEWALQLLSVACLSLAAKVEEHRVPRLPEFRPDEYDFDSASILRMELLVLGTLNWRMIAATPFPYLSCFAARFRHDERSAIVLRAVKCIFASIKAMSSVEYQPSTMALASILAARGGSEGTGTGTGPSLEEELKAILGSSWQQLHTGHVYSCYSLMIQEEDRSTQSGREVAASSGVSAAAPTGSPGTSVAMADDNNAIATASADNNKRRRVHSPQPQRQ, encoded by the exons ATGGGGGACGCGTCCACCTCCGCAGCCGCCCCCGCCACGCCCACCTCCACGCTCATCTGCCTCGAGGACGGCAACGACCTCTTCCTCGACGACGACGACAGCCCCGCCGGCGGCCTGGCGGActcgcgcctcgccgccgccgacgGGCTCCTGCTCCTCGACCGCGACGACGAGTACGCCGCGCTCATGCTCTCCAAGGAGGGCGccggcgctggcggcggcggcggcgcgtgcggcGAGGAGCTGGACGAGTGGACCAAGGCCGCGCGCGCCGCGTGCGTCGACTGGATTGTCAAG ACGAACGCGAGGTTCCTCTTCAGCGGGAAGACGGCGTACGTCGCGGTGACGTACCTCGATCGGTTCCTGGCGCAGCGGCGAGTCGAT CGGGGGAAGGAGTGGGCCCTGCAGCTGCTCTCGGTGGCCTGCCTGTCGCTGGCGGCCAAGGTGGAGGAGCACCGGGTGCCGCGGCTGCCGGAGTTCCGGCCGGACGAGTACGACTTCGACAGCGCCTCCATCCTGCGCATGGAGCTGCTCGTCCTCGGCACGCTCAACTGGCGGATGATCGCCGCCACCCCGTTCCCCTACCTGAGCTGCTTCGCGGCCAGGTTCCGGCACGACGAGCGCAGCGCCATCGTCCTGCGCGCCGTCAAGTGCATCTTCGCCTCCATCAAAG CGATGAGCTCGGTGGAGTACCAGCCGTCGACGATGGCGCTGGCGTCCATCCTGGCCGCGCGCGGCGGCAGTGaggggacggggacggggacgggcccgAGCCTAGAGGAGGAGCTCAAGGCGATCCTGGGCTCATCATGGCAGCAATTACACACG GGGCATGTGTATTCCTGCTACAGCCTGATGATCCAGGAGGAGGACAGGTCCACGCAGTCGGGCAGGGAGGTGGCGGCTTCCTCCGGCGTCTCCGCGGCCGCCCCCACCGGCAGCCCGGGCACCTCCGTCGCCATGGCCGACGACAATAACGCCATTGCCACCGCCTCGGCGGACAACAATAAGAGGAGACGGGTGCATTCGCCTCAGCCTCAGCGCCAGTAG
- the LOC125552571 gene encoding calcium-transporting ATPase 10, plasma membrane-type-like yields the protein MESYLNENFGGVKPKHSSHEALGRWRKVVGVVKNPKRRFRFTANLGKRSEAAAMKRTNQEKLRVAVLVSKAALQFIHGLAPQSEYTVPAAVKAAGYGICAEELSSVVESHDIKKLKAHGGTEGLLSKVSTSESDGVSTSKDKLASRQEIFGINKFAETEARSFWVFVWEALQDMTLMILAACAFFSLVVGIATEGWPKGAHDGLGIVASILLVVFVTATSDYRQSLQFKDLDKEKKKITVQVTRSGYRQKLSIYELLVGDIVHLSIGDQVPADGLFVSGFSLLINESSLTGESEPVAVNAENPFLLSGTKVQDGSCKMLVTTVGMRTQWGKLMATLSEGGDDETPLQVKLNGVATIIGKIGLVFAVVTFAVLTESLFRRKIMDGSYLSWSGDDALELLEFFAIAVTIVVVAVPEGLPLAVTLSLAFAMKKMMNDKALVRHLAACETMGSATSICSDKTGTLTTNHMTVVKACICGKIKEVDKSSNTKSLFSELPDSVMTMLSQSIFNNTGGDVVINQDGKREILGTPTETAILELGLSLGGDFQAVRKATTLLKVEPFNSAKKRMGVVIQLPGGAFRAHCKGASEIILASCSKYLNDQGNAVPLDSATIAHLNATIESFANEALRTLCLAYIEVAEGFSANDAIPEEGYTCIGIVGIKDPVRPGVKESVAICRSAGITVRMVTGDNINTAKAIARECGILTEGGLAIEGPDFRTKSAEEMFKLIPKIQVMARSSPLDKHTLVKNLRTTHEEVVAVTGDGTNDAPALHEADIGLAMGIAGTEVAKESADVIILDDNFSTIVTVAKWGRSVYINIQKFVQFQLTVNVVALVVNFSSACLTGSAPLTAVQLLWVNMIMDTLGALALATEPPNDELMKRTPVGRKGNFISNIMWRNIMGQAIYQFFVIWYLQTEGKTLFELKGDNSDLVLNTLIFNCFVFCQVFNEVSSREMERINVFKGILDNNVFVAVLGSTVVFQIIIVQFLGDFANTTPLSLREWFSCIVIGFIGMPIAAIVKLFPVGSQ from the exons ATGGAGAGCTACCTCAACGAGAACTTCGGGGGCGTCAAGCCCAAGCACTCGTCCCACGAGGCGCTGGGCCGATGGCGCAAGGTCGTCGGCGTCGTCAAGAACCCCAAGCGCCGCTTCCGCTTCACCGCCAACCTCGGCAAGCGCTCCGAGGCCGCCGCCATGAAGCGGACCAACCAG GAGAAGCTGCGTGTTGCTGTGCTTGTTTCAAAGGCTGCGCTTCAGTTCATCCATG GTCTCGCTCCCCAGAGCGAGTACACAGTCCCTGCTGCTGTCAAGGCAGCAGGCTATGGCATCTGTGCTGAGGAACTGAGCTCTGTTGTCGAGAGCCACGACATCAAGAAGTTGAAAGCACATGGCGGCACTGAGGGCCTCTTATCAAAGGTGTCTACCTCAGAGTCGGATGGCGTCAGCACATCCAAGGACAAGCTTGCATCCCGGCAGGAGATCTTTGGCATCAACAAATTCGCCGAGACGGAGGCCCGCAGCTTCTGGGTCTTTGTCTGGGAGGCGCTCCAGGACATGACACTCATGATCCTTGCTGCATGTGCCTTCTTCTCGCTTGTCGTCGGCATTGCCACCGAGGGGTGGCCCAAGGGCGCGCATGATGGCCTCGGCATCGTGGCTAGTATTCTTCTGGTTGTGTTTGTCACTGCGACAAGCGACTACCGGCAATCCCTGCAGTTCAAGGACCTTgacaaggagaagaagaagatcACGGTGCAGGTCACCCGGAGTGGGTACCGGCAGAAGCTCTCGATATACGAGCTTCTCGTTGGTGACATTGTGCACCTTTCCATTGGTGATCAAGTACCAGCTGACGGTTTGTTCGTATCAGGATTCTCATTGCTGATTAATGAATCAAGCCTGACTGGGGAGAGTGAACCAGTTGCTGTCAATGCCGAGAACCCATTCCTTTTGTCAGGAACTAAAGTGCAGGATGGTTCTTGCAAGATGCTTGTGACAACAGTCGGCATGAGGACTCAATGGGGTAAACTCATGGCCACCCTCAGTGAAGGAGGGGATGATGAGACGCCATTGCAGGTCAAGCTGAACGGCGTTGCAACCATCATTGGCAAAATAGGCCTCGTCTTTGCTGTTGTCACATTTGCAGTGCTCACTGAAAGCCTGTTCCGACGCAAGATCATGGATGGCTCGTACTTGAGTTGGAGTGGAGATGATGCACTGGAGCTGCTTGAGTTCTTTGCTATTGCTGTTACCATTGTTGTCGTAGCAGTTCCTGAAGGCTTACCGCTCGCCGTGACCTTGAGCCTTGCTTTTGccatgaagaagatgatgaatgACAAGGCACTTGTCCGACACCTGGCAGCCTGTGAGACCATGGGCTCAGCAACCTCCATTTGCAGCGACAAGACTGGCACACTCACAACGAATCACATGACTGTCGTCAAGGCTTGCATCTGTGGCAAAATTAAAGAAGTGGATAAATCTTCAAACACCAAGAGCTTATTCTCTGAGCTACCGGATTCTGTCATGACAATGCTCTCGCAGTCCATATTTAACAACACTGGTGGCGATGTTGTCATCAACCAGGATGGCAAACGCGAAATACTGGGCACACCAACAGAGACAGCAATTCTAGAGCTTGGCCTGTCACTCGGTGGAGATTTCCAGGCAGTGCGAAAAGCAACCACCCTCCTCAAAGTCGAGCCATTTAACTCAGCGAAAAAGAGAATGGGAGTGGTCATCCAGCTGCCAGGGGGCGCATTCCGTGCTCACTGCAAAGGTGCATCAGAGATCATATTGGCATCTTGCAGCAAGTACCTGAATGATCAAGGCAATGCCGTCCCCCTTGACAGTGCAACTATTGCTCACTTGAATGCCACGATCGAGAGCTTTGCAAATGAGGCACTTCGCACTCTGTGCCTTGCTTACATTGAAGTTGCAGAAGGGTTCTCAGCTAATGATGCGATTCCTGAAGAGGGGTACACATGCATTGGCATTGTTGGGATTAAAGACCCAGTGCGCCCGGGTGTGAAGGAATCCGTCGCCATCTGCAGGTCAGCCGGTATTACTGTCAGGATGGTCACAGGCGACAACATTAACACAGCAAAGGCAATTGCCCGGGAATGTGGCATTCTGACTGAAGGTGGTCTTGCCATTGAAGGCCCAGATTTTAGAACTAAGAGTGCAGAAGAAATGTTCAAATTGATACCAAAGATACAG GTAATGGCTAGGTCTTCACCACTTGACAAGCACACCTTAGTGAAGAATCTCCGGACTACACATGAAGAAGTTGTTGCGGTGACTGGTGACGGGACAAATGATGCACCTGCACTTCATGAGGCTGATATTGGACTTGCGATGGGCATTGCTGGAACTGAG GTTGCGAAAGAGAGTGCCGATGTCATCATTCTTGATGACAACTTCTCCACCATAGTCACAGTTGCCAAATGGGGTCGATCTGTGTACATCAACATTCAGAAGTTTGTGCAGTTTCAACTGACAGTCAACGTGGTTGCCCTCGTTGTGAACTTCTCGTCAGCCTGCTTGACAG GGAGTGCTCCCCTCACTGCTGTTCAGTTGCTGTGGGTCAATATGATCATGGACACACTCGGAGCATTGGCATTGGCCACAGAACCTCCAAACGATGAACTGATGAAGAGGACTCCCGTTGGAAGGAAAGGAAACTTCATTAGCAACATTATGTGGAGGAACATCATGGGACAGGCAATCTACCAGTTCTTTGTAATTTGGTATCTGCAGACCGAAGGAAAGACGTTGTTTGAACTTAAGGGTGATAATTCCGATCTAGTCCTGAACACGCTCATCTTCAATTGCTTTGTGTTCTGCCAG GTGTTCAACGAGGTGAGCTCCAGAGAGATGGAGAGGATAAATGTATTCAAAGGCATTCTAGACAACAACGTGTTTGTCGCGGTGCTCGGCAGCACGGTCGTATTCCAGATCATCATAGTACAGTTCCTTGGCGACTTTGCGAACACCACCCCTCTGTCGCTCAGGGAGTGGTTCTCCTGCATTGTCATCGGCTTCATAGGCATGCCCATCGCCGCGATAGTCAAGCTCTTCCCGGTGGGTTCTCAGTAG